A genomic stretch from Helianthus annuus cultivar XRQ/B chromosome 1, HanXRQr2.0-SUNRISE, whole genome shotgun sequence includes:
- the LOC110938434 gene encoding uncharacterized protein LOC110938434 codes for MADASNVNDDNDTARQEAFHNRVTEVAEGVVQANLPRLAQEVESRVLGVVDAMMTSKIEELKELIEGSKGKSKERWCTHKDFMACHPTTYDGKIDPIECQRWISNIEAVFIRSRCDKEDQVMFATGLLTHQAKDWWDAHSKEVGEDRLQIITWQEFKEPFMRYHCPQSAIDKIQEDFLRLRQKNESVNEISNAFMDKMKFCGELVITERMKINRFYGVLKAEIREFITPSKCETLDELINLARDREIEIKRQEERGEKRPSEKGASFSPSKKGKFQDQGRKGKSKGGITPCKTCGKLHTRECLLGKKGCFKCGKEGHSSYQCPNNPKTCFNCFEKGHIKSECPKLQQESKKEDMKQEGSRAKGRMFQVTSEEAKSQPNVVSGVKEESSNSKKPEGSQDRGKTPL; via the coding sequence ATGGCAGATGCAAGCAACGTTAATGATGATAATGATACGGCTCGTCAAGAAGCATTTCACAATAGAGTCACGGAAGTGGCAGAAGGGGTTGTGCAAGCTAATCTTCCACGATTAGCTCAAGAAGTAGAAAGTCGGGTGTTGGGAGTTGTGGATGCCATGATGACTAGCAAGATTGAAGAACTGAAAGAACTGATAGAGGGATCTAAGGGCAAAAGCAAAGAACGATGGTGCACACATAAAGATTTTATGGCATGTCATCCGACGACGTATGACGGTAAAATCGATCCAATCGAATGTCAAAGATGGATCTCGAATATAGAGGCGGTGTTCATACGAAGTCGGTGCGATAAGGAAGATCAAGTAATGTTCGCTACCGGTCTACTAACCCATCAggcaaaagattggtgggatgcgcACAGTAAGGAAGTAGGCGAAGATAGACTTCAAATTATAACTTGGCAAGAGTTTAAGGAGCCCTTCATGAGATATCATTGTCCTCAGTCGGCTATCGACAAGATTCAGGAGGATTTCTTACGCCTCCGGCAGAAAAATGAGTCGGTAAATGAAATATCAAACGCTttcatggataagatgaagttctgtggGGAATTGGTAATAACCGAAAGAATGAAGATAAATCGTTTCTATGGCGTATTAAAGGCAGAAATTAGAGAATTCATCACTCCTTCAAAATGTGAAACCCTCGATGAGCTCATTAATTTAGCACGGGATAGGGAGATTGAAATTAAAAGGCAAGAAGAGCGAGGTGAAAAGAGACCAAGTGAAAAGGGTGCAAGTTTTAGTCCATCTAAAAAGGGGAAGTTTCAGGATCAAGGAAGGAAGGGTAAGTCGAAAGGTGGAATTACTCCATGCAAGACTTGTGGGAAGCTCCATACCAGAGAGTGTTTGTTAGGCAAAAAGGGGTGCTTCAAATGCGGTAAGGAGGGACATTCGTCTTATCAATGCCCGAACAACCCGAAGACTTGTTTCAACTGTttcgaaaaggggcatatcaaatCGGAATGCCCGAAGCTTCAGCAAGAGTCAAAGAAAGAAGATATGAAGCAAGAGGGTTCTAGGGCGAAAGGGAGAATGTTTCAAGTCACATCTGAAGAAGCAAAATCCCAGCcgaatgtggtctcag